The following is a genomic window from Spirosoma foliorum.
CTTTACGGGAGAATAAACTTGTTTTTATCGCTAGCGAAGCTGGGTTACTGATTTCGATTATCATGGCCATCAGCATTTATCGGGCGTTTCAGCAACCGTCAGAATTCATAGCGTCGGGTATCGAAGCCATTCGGGATAAGGACTTTACGGTCAAATTTGTGCCGACGGGAAATCAGGAAGTAGACGAATTGATAACGGTTTATAACCTGATGATCGATCAACTTCGGCAGGAGCGGACCCGACAGGTTGAGCAGCAGTTTTTTCTGGAAAAACTCATCGAAGCAGCGCCCATTGCGATCCTGATTTTTGATTTCGATGGGAATGTGGCGTCGGTTAACCCTAGAGCCAGTCAGCTGTTGACCATAAAACCCGGTGATGTTGTAGGGAAACAACTGGCGGAGCTTGGGTTTTCGTTGCTCGCCCAGATTGCTGATCTGGCCGATGGGGAATCCCGGATTATGAAACCCAATGGGCTCGAAACCTACAAGGTGTTGCGATCGAATTTCATGGATCGGGGTTTCCGACGTTCGTTTCTGATCATTGAAGAACTTACTCCCGAGATTCTAGCCAGCGAAAAGAAAGCCTATAGCAAGGTAATTCGGATGATGGCACACGAGGTGAATAATTCCATCGGAGCCGTCAATTCCATTCTCGACGTTAGCAAAACCTATGTAAATGACCCCGATGTTCAGCATGCCGTGGGTATCGCCATCGAGCGCAACAACCGACTAAATCGCTTTATGCGTCGGTTTGCCGATGTGGTACGATTACCTCAACCTCAAAAACGGGCTGTCGACATTAGTGAAATTGCTCAAAGTGTCGTTCGATTGATGCAGCCGCAGGCCGAACTGCGCGGAGTTAGTCTGCAACTTGCCACGAAGGAGATTAACGTTCAGGTAGTTGACGTTGAGCAGATGGAGCAGGTGCTAGTCAATATCGTCAAAAATGCCCTCGAAGCCTGCGAATCGGGTCAGCGCGTGGAGATCATCAGCACTGCTCGCCATCTGATTATCCGCGACAATGGAGCGCCGATTCTGCATGACATTGAAGCCAATCTGTTCAACCCATTTTACAGCACCAAACCTGAAGGTCAGGGCATTGGCCTAACGCTCACCCGAGAAATTCTCCTCAATCACCAATTTCCCTTTTCGCTCAAAACCAACGAAGACGGCTGGACCGAATTCTTAATTGAGTTTTCGTGACGATGATGGCGCGAGGCCGGGCCACGTTGGCTCTGGCCTCGTGTCTACTATTCATCAGCCTCTGGCTGAGTTATCAACTGTATCTTTGTGATACTGGCCAGAGGCCGGAGAATAATAGACACAAGGCCAGAGCCAACGTGGCCCGGCCTTGCGCCATCATGCCATCTATGATCAGGTTTTAACCGTACATAGTCAGTAAACAGTGATTTTTTTCAATGATGAATGCACGAATTGAACAGATTAAAAAAGGAATTGAACCTTTGCGGCAAGAGATTATAAACCACAAGGTATATGCTGAAATACAGACTATTGAGGACGTGAAAGTCTTTATGCAATACCATGTGTTTGCCGTTTGGGACTTCATGTCGTTACTCAAGGCGCTACAGCTTAAATTGACCTGTACGTCGGTTCCCTGGTTCCCAAAGGGTTCGGCGGAGACTCGCTATTTGATCAATGAAATCGTAGCTGGGGAAGAATCGGATGTGGATGGGGAGGGAATTCGGAAAAGCCACTTCGAGCTGTATCTGGATGCCATGCAGCAATGCGGAGCCGATACGTCGGCCATTGAAACATTTGTAGCCGTGCTACAGGAAACGGGCGATTTCAATCAGGCGTTTACGGTCTCAGCGACTCCTGAAGCCGTCAAAGACTTTGTCGAGTTTACATTCGATGTGATTTCCAGTGATCGGGAACATCGGCAATCGGCGGTATTTACGTTTGGGCGTGAAGACCTGATTCCCGGTATGTTCATTTCGATCATCAACGATTTGCACAAGAAATTCCCCGACAGCCTATCGATCTTCAAATATTATCTCGAACGCCACATTGAAGTAGATGGCGATCACCATAGCCAGCTTGCCTTGCAAATGACCTCGAACTTGTGCGGGGATAACGAACAAAACTGGCTGGAAGCTGAACAAGCCATTCGGCAGGCTCTGCAGAAACGCATCGATCTCTGGGATGGTGTGTATGATGCGATCATGCAGATGCGAAAGAGTAGTAGTCAAAAACAGGAAGCAGAAGTGATTGACTTGGTTTAATCGTCAACTAACGCAGTCAGTTAAGCTCAATAAACGTAGAGCGATCCTAGAGTGACCTAATTTGTCCGCTACGTCTACTTGTGAAAGGTAGATGTAGCGGATTTTTTGTGGACTAAAGGAGTATATTTTTAAATGGTTGTTTCTTGATGAGGAAACTTTTAGCTTTGGAGAAATAAGTATGGACGAAAAATTTGTTGTTGAGTTATTGCCAGATGCAGTTGATTTTTTGGAAAACCTTGATGATAAAGCGCGGGAGAAAATCTATTACAACATCAGAAAAGCCCAGCATATTAATGATAATGAGCTCTTCAAAAAACTAAACGACCATATATGGGAGTTCAGAACTTTATACCAAGGTAAAGCTTATCGGCTTTTTGCGTTTTGGGATAAGACTGGCAATGTAGATACGTTAGTTTTGGCCACGCATGGAATACTAAAAAAGACAAACAAGACGCCATCGAAAGAAATTGAAAAAGCCGAAAATATCCGAAGACAATATTTGAACGAAAAATAATGAAAGACACAAAAAAAAAGCTAAAGACGGTGTCGCTTGACACAATGATTGATAAACACATCGGTAAAGTCGGTTCGGAACGGCGCGATGCTTTTGAGCATGAATTGAAAATTGAATTAGTTGGGAATGCCATTAGACAGGCAAGAAAAGAGCGTCATTTAACACAAGAGCAACTGGGTGAGTTGGTTGGCGTTCAGAAAGCACAGATATCGAAATTAGAAAACAGCGTAACGAACGCCCGGTTTGAAACAATTCTAAAAGTGTTTTCTGCTTTGGGGGCAAAAGTGAATTTTAATGTGGAGTTGGATGATAAGCAAATGACTCTTTCCTGAATAGGTCAGCTGCCAGCACTGGGAATCGTAAAGATCATCTGCGATCATGTAGAGCCGTTAAAACCGTATGGCTTTCTGATCGGTAGAGTTGGGTCAAAGAAAGAGTATAGCCTTAGCGATAAGCTGAAAAAGGTTTTTGAGAGGAAGTGAAGGCGCTTGGTTCATTCGTGCTTATCTTACAGTTGCGAATGCAACCGCTAAAAATCTTCCTATGCAAACACGAAAGCAGTTTTTGAAAAATGCCTGCACCATCGCGGCTGGGGCATCCTGGCTATCCGTCGATAAACTGGCCGCCTTTTCCATGCCTGCCCCCAAAAAATCAATCTATTTTGATTTTCATTGTCATCCGGGATGGTCGATGACCGAGCGCAACTTTGCCAATAATGCGGAAACAAAGTTGCCCGAGACGGTAAGCGAGATGAAAGAAGGCCATTTGACGAGCGGGTTTCTGGCGTTGGTAGCCGATGCTCCTTTGATAAAACCAGGCCCCAAAGGAATCATTATTACTCGCAAATATTCGCCGGGTGACGGCTGGACGGAATATAAACGCCAGCTTCAGCGACTTAAAGAGGTTTTTACGCAGGTAGGTATGCCGTTTTCTACCGATCTGAATGATCTGAGTACCAAAGCCAGCGGACCAATTGGCTACCTGGCTGTGGAAGGGGGCGATTTTTTAGATGACCAGCTGAGCCGAATCGAAGAAGCGTATCAGGATGGCGTTCGTTCCATTCAGTTGGTTCACTACGCACCCAATAACCTGGGCGATCTTCAGACGGCCGAAGCAACCTTTAATGGTTTATCGCCTTTTGGGAAAGATGTGGTCAGGAAGATGAATGAACTGGGTATGGCAATTGACTTGGCCCATGCTTCATTTCAAACGGCGAAAGATGTGGCCAATCTGACCAAAGCGCCGATCATTTTATCACATAGTATTCTGCAAATGGAGGCCGATCGACCCATTGCGCTCAGAGCTATCTCAAAAGAGCATGCGAAAGTTGTGGCCGATACGGGTGGCGTTATCGGGGCCTGGCCGTCAGGATTCAATAAAAGCTTCGATGAATACGTCGATAATATTAAGCGCCTGGTCGATGTGGTAGGTATCGATCACGTCGGGATTGGGACCGACATGTCGGCTAATTTTCAGCCGGTACTGACTAATTATATGCAATATCCTCAGGTAGCCGAAACCTTGGCATCGAAAGGGTTTACCAGTCAGGAGGTTGATAAAATTATGGGCGAAAACGCCAGGATTGTGTTGGGAAAGATCGCGAAGTCAAGATCCAGGAAAGGGTAGGATACCATTTAACAGAAAAGAAAAACCTTTTACCCCCTAATAAGGTAGAGTACAATACGAAAGCTCATCTCGGTATGACTCCATCGAAGTCATAAGCCCACAGAAATTGCGATTTCTATACCTATACGCCCCGGATAGAGGCATACCGGGATTATTGTCATTAGCTAAGACCTTATCGCATTGCGTATTGATTTTTATACTTTTACTGAATGACTTCTGTACTCGATCTTCGCTCATTTTATGCTAATACAGGTGGTATTATTGAACCGCCTGCAACGGAAACTGGCCATTTTAATATCATTAAAGTTGAAGAGCTGGCGCTTCCCAGGCATAAACCGGTTAGCTATAGCCGCCGGTCGTATTTCAAGGTGAGCCTTGTTTTTGGCCAGAGTAAAATTCATTACGCCGATCAGTGTATGGAGATTAAGGAAAGCGCATTGGTCTTTACTAACCCGATGATTCCATATAGTTGGGAACGGATTAGCGAAGAGCAAACAGGTTTTATCTGTCTATTTACCGAGGACTTTTTCAGCCGATTTGGGAAAGTCAGCGACTACCCGGTTTTTACATCGGCAGCCAGCGCGGTCGTTCCGTTAAATACACACGAAGCTGGCCAGTTTCATGTCCTCTTTTTACGAATGATTGCTGAACTTAATGGTCAGTATACGTTCAAATATGACCTCTTACGGTGTCTTTTGCTGGAAATCATTCTCGAATCGCAGAAGAAACAGCCTGCTGCTGGGAAACCCTCCATTGGCTCAACTGCCTATGAGCGAATTGTACTTCTGTTTACGGAACTACTGGAACGTCAATTCCCGATTGAGGTAGCTACGCAACGGTTGAAACTGAGTTCGCCTTCAGCCTTTGCCAATCAATTAAACATTCATGTCAACCACCTCAATAAAGCGCTTAAAGAAATTACGGGGCAAACCACGTCGCAGTTAATCAACCGACGAATGATTCAGGAGGCAAAGAGTCTTCTCAAAACCACAAATTGGTCGGTTAATGAAATAGCCTGGAGCCTGGGCTTCGATGAACCCAATCATTTTTCGAGCTTTTACAAGCATAATACCGGCCTAACAGCCAAACAGTTTCGCGTTTTAACTATTGATTGATTTTTGTACTTACTGGTTTCGTTTTGGTAGCGTATTCCTGACGCATACACTGAAATTTGTCCCATAAAAAAACGCTATGTGGACAATCGAAAACATCCCCGGCCAAACGGGAAAAACGGCGCTCGTAACGGGGGCAACAAGTGGAATAGGGTATGAAACAGCACAGGCTTTATATACTGCCGGAGCACATGTCATCCTGGCTGCCAGAGATGCCATCAAAGCCGAACAGGCGGCTTCCACGATTCAGGCAAAAGGAGGAAAGGGTACACTTGAAGTCGGTGTTCTGGATTTAGCCAGCCTTCGTCAAATAAACCAATTCGCGGAGTCGATCCGGAAAAAGCATGATCAGCTCCAGATTCTCATTAATAATGCCGGGGTGATGGTGCCACCCGCCAGTAAGACCGAGGATGGTTTTGAACTTCAGTTTGGAGTTAATTTCCTGGGTCATTTTGCGCTGACGGGTCATTTGTATCCAGTACTAAAACAAACGGCCGGTGCCCGAATTGTGACCTTAAGCAGTGGCGCCCACCGGTTTGTGGCTGCGATCGACTTTGCTAATGTACGATCCGAAAAA
Proteins encoded in this region:
- a CDS encoding helix-turn-helix domain-containing protein; amino-acid sequence: MTSVLDLRSFYANTGGIIEPPATETGHFNIIKVEELALPRHKPVSYSRRSYFKVSLVFGQSKIHYADQCMEIKESALVFTNPMIPYSWERISEEQTGFICLFTEDFFSRFGKVSDYPVFTSAASAVVPLNTHEAGQFHVLFLRMIAELNGQYTFKYDLLRCLLLEIILESQKKQPAAGKPSIGSTAYERIVLLFTELLERQFPIEVATQRLKLSSPSAFANQLNIHVNHLNKALKEITGQTTSQLINRRMIQEAKSLLKTTNWSVNEIAWSLGFDEPNHFSSFYKHNTGLTAKQFRVLTID
- a CDS encoding dipeptidase, with the translated sequence MQTRKQFLKNACTIAAGASWLSVDKLAAFSMPAPKKSIYFDFHCHPGWSMTERNFANNAETKLPETVSEMKEGHLTSGFLALVADAPLIKPGPKGIIITRKYSPGDGWTEYKRQLQRLKEVFTQVGMPFSTDLNDLSTKASGPIGYLAVEGGDFLDDQLSRIEEAYQDGVRSIQLVHYAPNNLGDLQTAEATFNGLSPFGKDVVRKMNELGMAIDLAHASFQTAKDVANLTKAPIILSHSILQMEADRPIALRAISKEHAKVVADTGGVIGAWPSGFNKSFDEYVDNIKRLVDVVGIDHVGIGTDMSANFQPVLTNYMQYPQVAETLASKGFTSQEVDKIMGENARIVLGKIAKSRSRKG
- a CDS encoding sensor histidine kinase; this translates as MKLTFRTRYLVYIIAIHIAMAGLLFLALRENKLVFIASEAGLLISIIMAISIYRAFQQPSEFIASGIEAIRDKDFTVKFVPTGNQEVDELITVYNLMIDQLRQERTRQVEQQFFLEKLIEAAPIAILIFDFDGNVASVNPRASQLLTIKPGDVVGKQLAELGFSLLAQIADLADGESRIMKPNGLETYKVLRSNFMDRGFRRSFLIIEELTPEILASEKKAYSKVIRMMAHEVNNSIGAVNSILDVSKTYVNDPDVQHAVGIAIERNNRLNRFMRRFADVVRLPQPQKRAVDISEIAQSVVRLMQPQAELRGVSLQLATKEINVQVVDVEQMEQVLVNIVKNALEACESGQRVEIISTARHLIIRDNGAPILHDIEANLFNPFYSTKPEGQGIGLTLTREILLNHQFPFSLKTNEDGWTEFLIEFS
- a CDS encoding DUF3050 domain-containing protein; this translates as MNARIEQIKKGIEPLRQEIINHKVYAEIQTIEDVKVFMQYHVFAVWDFMSLLKALQLKLTCTSVPWFPKGSAETRYLINEIVAGEESDVDGEGIRKSHFELYLDAMQQCGADTSAIETFVAVLQETGDFNQAFTVSATPEAVKDFVEFTFDVISSDREHRQSAVFTFGREDLIPGMFISIINDLHKKFPDSLSIFKYYLERHIEVDGDHHSQLALQMTSNLCGDNEQNWLEAEQAIRQALQKRIDLWDGVYDAIMQMRKSSSQKQEAEVIDLV
- a CDS encoding oxidoreductase; the protein is MWTIENIPGQTGKTALVTGATSGIGYETAQALYTAGAHVILAARDAIKAEQAASTIQAKGGKGTLEVGVLDLASLRQINQFAESIRKKHDQLQILINNAGVMVPPASKTEDGFELQFGVNFLGHFALTGHLYPVLKQTAGARIVTLSSGAHRFVAAIDFANVRSEKSYNPNREYAVSKLADLQFTLELQRRFERVGDKLISVAAHPGVTRTALSRHMPDAVYQAAITQFGELMPAWQGALPTLFAATSPTVNGGDYYGPDGESELHGYPALVKISDAARTVEAAKQLWEFAEHATGVRFPK
- a CDS encoding type II toxin-antitoxin system RelE/ParE family toxin, whose product is MDEKFVVELLPDAVDFLENLDDKAREKIYYNIRKAQHINDNELFKKLNDHIWEFRTLYQGKAYRLFAFWDKTGNVDTLVLATHGILKKTNKTPSKEIEKAENIRRQYLNEK
- a CDS encoding helix-turn-helix transcriptional regulator, which produces MKDTKKKLKTVSLDTMIDKHIGKVGSERRDAFEHELKIELVGNAIRQARKERHLTQEQLGELVGVQKAQISKLENSVTNARFETILKVFSALGAKVNFNVELDDKQMTLS